The Hymenobacter sp. GOD-10R genome includes a window with the following:
- a CDS encoding lamin tail domain-containing protein encodes MRKLFLSLFSLLSFPAAAQLTDSFADGNLTQNPTWTGDATSFQVNTQLQLQSNGPATTGTTLQLTTPCQAATGTTWEFYANLKLATSSGNYADVWLMADQADLKTTGTKGYFVRLGGTLDEVALFRKDATGSPVYVVNGLDGTLASSTNNVVRVRVTRSPQNVWKLERDLTGAGTSYVSEGTATDATHQRSNYFGVLLTYSAANNRSFYFDDFRVTDATPPVLVSATPVTARQLDVVYNELVDAAPSAVSYRLTGAGAPPVLTAQRDASDPATVHLALGADLPLGNNILEARNVADLYGNTAAGPLAVSCVNKGFPVAPGVNQVLITEIMADETPVVGLPASEYLEIHNPTSGTLLDLGGVRLQKAGSTTAAVFPAGATLLPGEYAVVCGSTRATQFASFGKVFGLTNFPSLSNSGDQLLLRSRAGQTLFEVNYSDTWYKDNRKKDGGWALEMVDLANPCAGIDNWTASTDASGGTPSRVNSTKATKPDLTPPALLRALALTPTTVRLFFAEKLDSTTVANPALYTLAPAAAITRAAPVGPDFRMVDLTLAAPLAVNKPTTVTAQRITDCVGNAAGPATSAAFALPGTPAPGDIVINEVLFNPRTGGVDFVELLNRSAQYLDVHGWRLSSETVTGTDVMDISSEPYVLAPGQLVVLTTRPDVVQSQYPTHDAAAFLAMNNFPSLPDDAGTVIVLDATSQTLDRYTYNKSQHLALLDDLNGVSLERVRPEGPSLASNFHSAASVVGYATPGRPNSQYQQDPGGDKFFRIDPEVFTPDGDGQHDLTTINYTLNQGGYVASVTVYDAQSRPTRHLVRNETLAVSGFLPWDGLSDQGRKAPIGYYVFYIELLQPSTSLKYEYKRTVVLGARL; translated from the coding sequence GACCGGTGATGCAACTAGCTTTCAGGTAAATACCCAGCTTCAACTCCAAAGCAACGGCCCCGCCACCACAGGCACTACGCTCCAACTCACCACGCCCTGCCAAGCCGCCACGGGTACCACGTGGGAATTTTACGCTAATCTGAAGCTAGCTACCTCCAGCGGCAACTACGCCGATGTATGGCTCATGGCCGACCAAGCTGACCTAAAAACTACCGGCACCAAAGGCTACTTCGTACGCCTCGGCGGCACACTCGACGAGGTGGCGCTGTTTCGCAAAGATGCCACCGGCAGCCCCGTGTACGTGGTGAACGGGCTCGATGGCACCCTAGCTTCCTCGACCAACAACGTGGTGCGGGTGCGCGTAACTCGCTCGCCGCAAAACGTGTGGAAGCTGGAGCGCGACCTCACGGGCGCGGGCACGAGCTACGTGAGCGAAGGCACTGCCACCGACGCTACCCATCAGCGTAGCAACTACTTCGGCGTACTGCTGACGTACTCAGCGGCCAATAACCGCAGCTTTTACTTCGACGATTTTCGGGTGACGGATGCCACACCGCCGGTTTTAGTCAGTGCTACGCCCGTCACGGCGCGGCAGCTCGACGTGGTGTACAATGAACTTGTAGATGCAGCGCCGAGCGCCGTGAGTTACCGCCTCACGGGTGCAGGTGCGCCACCCGTGCTCACCGCCCAGCGTGACGCCTCCGATCCAGCCACTGTGCACCTAGCTCTGGGTGCCGATTTGCCTTTGGGCAACAACATCTTGGAAGCACGCAACGTGGCTGACCTATATGGTAACACGGCCGCAGGGCCGCTTGCCGTGAGCTGCGTGAACAAAGGCTTTCCGGTGGCGCCCGGCGTCAATCAGGTGCTCATCACTGAAATTATGGCTGACGAGACGCCGGTGGTAGGGCTGCCAGCCTCCGAGTATTTAGAAATCCATAATCCGACGTCCGGTACGTTGTTGGACTTAGGTGGTGTGCGGCTGCAAAAAGCAGGCAGCACCACGGCGGCCGTGTTTCCAGCTGGCGCTACGTTGCTGCCTGGCGAGTATGCTGTGGTATGCGGCAGCACGCGTGCTACGCAATTTGCCAGCTTCGGGAAAGTGTTTGGGCTCACCAATTTTCCGAGCCTCAGCAACAGTGGTGACCAGCTCCTGCTGCGCAGCCGCGCTGGCCAAACGCTGTTTGAAGTAAACTACTCGGACACGTGGTACAAAGACAACCGCAAGAAAGATGGTGGTTGGGCTTTGGAAATGGTGGACCTAGCCAACCCGTGTGCTGGCATCGACAACTGGACGGCGAGCACCGATGCCAGCGGCGGTACACCTAGTCGTGTTAATTCTACGAAAGCCACGAAACCCGACCTTACGCCGCCTGCGCTGCTGCGGGCTTTGGCACTGACTCCCACAACGGTGCGGCTGTTCTTCGCGGAAAAGCTAGATAGCACAACGGTGGCTAATCCGGCACTGTACACTTTAGCGCCGGCCGCTGCTATAACCCGCGCTGCGCCCGTTGGTCCGGATTTCCGGATGGTTGATCTGACGTTAGCCGCGCCTTTGGCTGTGAATAAACCTACCACTGTGACGGCGCAGCGCATCACCGACTGCGTGGGCAATGCTGCCGGTCCGGCAACTTCCGCGGCTTTTGCACTGCCAGGCACGCCTGCGCCAGGCGATATTGTTATTAACGAAGTACTGTTCAATCCGCGAACTGGCGGAGTGGATTTCGTGGAGCTGCTTAACCGCTCCGCCCAATATCTTGACGTGCACGGTTGGCGGCTAAGCAGCGAAACCGTTACGGGCACAGATGTAATGGATATTAGCTCCGAGCCGTACGTGTTGGCGCCGGGGCAGCTTGTGGTGCTCACCACGCGTCCCGATGTGGTGCAGAGCCAGTATCCTACGCATGACGCGGCGGCATTTCTGGCTATGAATAACTTTCCGTCGCTGCCCGATGACGCCGGAACGGTGATTGTGCTGGATGCCACCAGCCAGACGCTGGACCGCTATACGTACAACAAAAGCCAGCACCTAGCTTTGCTAGATGACCTGAACGGCGTGTCATTGGAGCGCGTTCGGCCCGAAGGGCCTAGCCTCGCCAGTAACTTCCACTCGGCCGCCAGCGTCGTTGGCTACGCCACGCCCGGCCGTCCCAATTCGCAGTATCAGCAAGACCCCGGCGGTGACAAGTTCTTCCGCATAGACCCCGAAGTCTTCACGCCCGACGGCGACGGACAGCACGACCTGACAACCATCAACTACACGCTCAACCAGGGCGGCTACGTAGCCAGTGTTACGGTGTACGATGCACAGAGTCGCCCTACGCGCCACCTGGTACGCAACGAAACACTAGCGGTGAGCGGCTTTTTACCGTGGGATGGACTAAGCGACCAGGGCCGCAAAGCACCCATCGGCTATTATGTATTTTACATTGAGTTGTTGCAGCCAAGCACTAGCCTGAAGTACGAATACAAGCGCACCGTGGTGCTGGGGGCTAGGTTGTAG
- a CDS encoding DUF1800 domain-containing protein, producing the protein MTTQKRIQHLYWRAGFGPRPEDVDADMSPRKALRKLLRESEKFEPLDSPLMRYTEIKPPFVAGSAPAPVMDSRVTGMTTTPDQMATSANTSATVAGLAPRALLAGSTPGRPMLLRRSQLTPQQRKMENEGIRDAFYQMNLGWMERMANSLAQLREKMTFFWHGHFACRVRQPVTALQLNNTIRQLALGNFGDLLLAVSKEPAMLQFLNNQQNRKQHPNENFAREVMELFTIGRGNYTEHDVKEAARAFTGWSSDEQHQFIFREKQHDTGSKTFIGRTGNFSGEDILTILLEQPKTAEFITTKLYRFFVNDTPSPAHIQPLAQAFYKSHYDISALLEQMFSADWFYEAANVGNRIKSPIELLAGIKRTLGVQMEDPKPLIGYEKALGQTLFEPPNVAGWPGGRNWIDSSSLLLRLQLPQVLFKNAQFNVALKEDENDILPSVAKADRTFRQQVKTHLELKPIAAFLAKIPEDQQAAKLSEFLLQAPIRPENLVLVQQTAAKAPVEARLKTMITSLLALPEYQLM; encoded by the coding sequence ATGACCACCCAAAAGCGAATTCAGCACTTGTATTGGCGCGCCGGTTTCGGCCCGCGGCCCGAAGACGTGGACGCCGACATGTCGCCGCGCAAGGCATTGCGCAAGCTGTTGCGCGAGTCGGAAAAGTTCGAGCCGCTGGACAGTCCATTGATGCGCTACACGGAAATCAAGCCGCCCTTTGTGGCGGGCTCAGCCCCTGCTCCGGTGATGGATTCGCGGGTGACCGGCATGACAACCACGCCTGATCAAATGGCTACTTCTGCCAACACATCGGCGACCGTAGCTGGCCTAGCCCCTAGGGCATTGTTGGCGGGCTCAACTCCTGGGCGGCCGATGCTGCTGCGCCGTAGTCAGCTCACGCCTCAGCAGCGGAAGATGGAAAACGAGGGCATCCGTGACGCTTTTTACCAGATGAACCTTGGTTGGATGGAGCGCATGGCCAACTCGCTGGCGCAGCTGCGAGAGAAAATGACCTTCTTCTGGCATGGTCATTTTGCGTGCCGCGTGCGGCAGCCGGTTACGGCATTGCAGCTCAACAATACCATTCGGCAGCTCGCCCTCGGCAATTTTGGCGACTTGTTGCTGGCCGTGTCGAAAGAGCCCGCCATGTTGCAGTTTCTCAACAACCAGCAAAACCGCAAGCAGCACCCCAACGAAAACTTCGCCCGCGAGGTGATGGAGCTGTTTACCATCGGGCGCGGCAACTACACCGAGCACGATGTGAAAGAAGCGGCTCGTGCTTTCACGGGGTGGTCGTCGGATGAGCAGCACCAATTCATTTTTCGGGAAAAGCAGCACGATACGGGCTCAAAAACCTTCATAGGTCGCACCGGCAACTTTAGCGGGGAAGACATTCTGACGATTCTGCTGGAGCAGCCCAAAACGGCGGAGTTTATTACCACCAAGCTCTACCGCTTTTTTGTGAATGACACCCCTAGCCCGGCCCATATTCAGCCGCTGGCGCAAGCGTTCTACAAAAGTCATTACGACATCAGCGCCTTGCTAGAGCAAATGTTCTCGGCTGATTGGTTCTATGAGGCGGCCAATGTAGGCAACCGTATCAAGTCGCCCATTGAGCTGCTGGCGGGCATCAAGCGCACTCTAGGGGTGCAGATGGAAGACCCCAAACCGCTCATTGGCTACGAAAAAGCATTAGGTCAAACGCTCTTCGAGCCGCCGAACGTAGCTGGCTGGCCGGGTGGCCGCAACTGGATCGATAGCTCGTCGCTGCTGCTGCGCTTGCAACTGCCGCAGGTGCTGTTCAAAAATGCGCAGTTCAATGTGGCGCTCAAAGAGGATGAAAACGACATTTTACCGTCGGTTGCCAAGGCTGACCGTACGTTTCGACAACAGGTAAAAACGCACTTGGAGCTGAAGCCGATAGCTGCTTTCCTAGCCAAGATTCCGGAAGATCAGCAAGCCGCGAAGCTAAGCGAGTTTCTGCTGCAAGCGCCCATCCGGCCCGAAAACCTAGTACTGGTGCAGCAAACCGCCGCCAAAGCTCCGGTGGAAGCACGCCTAAAAACGATGATTACGAGCCTACTGGCGCTGCCCGAGTACCAGTTGATGTAG
- a CDS encoding DUF1501 domain-containing protein, giving the protein MTNRRDFLKTSVLASSLLFVPKFLHALDRQGVARLGNSNGRRLVVIQLGGGNDGLNTIVPYRNDLYYKARPTLALREQSGLLTLNDDLALNPAMTKLKALYDEGRMGVLNSVGYPNPDRSHFRSMDIWQSGSAADQVVTTGWLGRYLDSNCAECQVPYTGVEVDDTLSLAMKGGQRKGLALKNPEKFHQITQNHFIAQVSGEQAPSNASSELDYLYKTLAETSSSAEYLYQTSKVYKSSVTYPNTEFGRNLKTTAELINSGIETRVFYVSLSGFDTHVRQHEQQGKLLGDLAEGLGAFTEDLQKSGQFDSTLVMTFSEFGRRVQQNASNGTDHGTANNMMLLGGALRKPGILNAAPDLANLDQGDLRYQLDFRSVYATVLRDWLGANDTAILGSEFERLSGIV; this is encoded by the coding sequence ATGACCAATCGTCGCGACTTCCTGAAAACGTCGGTGCTGGCTAGCTCGCTGCTATTCGTGCCGAAATTCCTGCACGCGTTGGACCGGCAGGGCGTGGCCCGGCTCGGCAACTCCAATGGGCGGCGACTCGTGGTCATTCAGCTGGGCGGCGGCAACGACGGGCTGAATACCATCGTGCCCTACCGCAACGATTTGTACTACAAAGCTAGGCCTACACTAGCACTGCGCGAGCAGAGCGGCCTGCTGACCCTAAACGACGACCTAGCCCTGAACCCGGCCATGACCAAGCTGAAGGCGCTCTACGACGAGGGGCGAATGGGCGTGCTCAATAGCGTGGGTTATCCCAATCCCGACCGCTCGCACTTCCGCTCCATGGATATTTGGCAGAGCGGCTCGGCGGCCGATCAGGTGGTGACAACGGGTTGGCTAGGTCGTTACCTCGACTCCAACTGTGCCGAGTGCCAGGTGCCCTACACTGGCGTGGAAGTAGACGACACGCTGAGCTTAGCCATGAAAGGCGGTCAGCGGAAAGGCTTGGCCCTAAAAAACCCCGAGAAGTTTCACCAGATCACCCAAAACCACTTCATCGCGCAGGTGAGCGGCGAGCAAGCGCCCAGCAATGCGTCCTCCGAGCTAGATTACTTGTACAAGACGCTGGCTGAAACTTCCTCGTCGGCGGAGTATCTGTACCAGACCTCGAAGGTGTATAAGTCTAGCGTGACGTACCCCAACACGGAATTTGGTCGCAACCTGAAAACGACCGCCGAGCTTATTAATTCGGGTATCGAGACGCGGGTGTTCTATGTGTCACTCTCGGGCTTCGATACGCACGTGCGGCAACACGAGCAGCAGGGCAAGCTACTTGGCGACTTAGCGGAGGGACTAGGTGCCTTCACGGAAGACTTGCAGAAAAGCGGACAGTTCGATAGCACGCTCGTGATGACGTTCTCGGAATTTGGGCGGCGCGTGCAACAAAACGCCAGCAACGGCACCGACCACGGCACGGCCAACAACATGATGCTGCTCGGCGGAGCCTTACGCAAGCCCGGTATTCTTAACGCGGCGCCGGACCTAGCCAACCTCGATCAGGGTGACTTACGTTACCAACTTGACTTTCGGAGCGTGTACGCAACCGTGCTGCGAGACTGGCTTGGAGCTAATGACACAGCCATTCTAGGAAGTGAATTTGAAAGGCTGTCAGGAATTGTATAA
- a CDS encoding SPW repeat domain-containing protein: MKILSPSAHGVMDYATVAIFALAPTIFGFTGTYATVCYVLAAGYLVVTLLTAFPMGAIKMIPFPIHGGFELVSGPIILASPWIFGFADANPVARNFFVAMGVVFLLVWMITDWHAQTQTHARGSLMTDHNH; encoded by the coding sequence ATGAAAATATTATCACCATCAGCCCACGGCGTAATGGATTACGCGACGGTTGCCATCTTTGCGCTAGCTCCCACCATTTTCGGCTTCACGGGTACGTACGCCACGGTTTGTTATGTACTAGCAGCTGGCTATTTGGTTGTCACGTTGCTGACCGCTTTCCCCATGGGTGCCATCAAGATGATTCCGTTCCCTATACATGGCGGCTTCGAGCTAGTTAGTGGTCCTATTATCCTGGCTTCGCCTTGGATCTTTGGCTTTGCTGATGCCAACCCAGTGGCCCGTAACTTCTTCGTTGCCATGGGTGTTGTCTTCCTGTTAGTATGGATGATTACCGATTGGCATGCTCAAACGCAAACTCATGCTCGCGGTTCGCTTATGACCGATCATAACCACTAG
- a CDS encoding transporter, which produces MAKSYTRLLVAAQILLAATGAAHAQVLNDTIPVDKHQYKLFNPTPRKYMRPLVPDRPGITDSPYTVDAGHFQLEDDGFRLINGRQRGSREREFYVNHMLLKLGLTDKTDVQLQVESYIVDKQWEDPGNDSPLRQAGFGDLTLRVKRNIVGDDNKPFALAVLGLVRMPTGHNVGEGGTELGLSVPMVYKLPHNWNVGGQVAGVWSYDRETSSHYTQLTPTFTIDREFAKWLEGFVELVGYWDMRGSAWRTSINLGPQFDIGDNLQLDFGTHIALDRQTDHEYFIGFSFRR; this is translated from the coding sequence AAATCGTACACTCGCTTACTAGTAGCGGCTCAGATACTGCTGGCCGCGACGGGCGCCGCGCACGCCCAAGTTCTCAACGACACTATTCCGGTCGACAAGCACCAGTACAAGCTCTTCAACCCGACGCCGCGCAAATACATGCGTCCCTTGGTGCCCGACCGCCCCGGCATCACCGACAGCCCTTACACGGTTGATGCCGGGCACTTTCAACTGGAAGACGACGGCTTTAGGCTAATTAATGGCCGCCAACGGGGCAGCCGCGAACGGGAGTTTTATGTAAACCATATGCTCCTGAAGCTAGGTCTCACCGACAAAACGGATGTACAGCTGCAAGTCGAGTCGTACATCGTTGATAAGCAATGGGAAGACCCGGGCAACGATTCGCCGCTCCGTCAGGCGGGTTTCGGGGATCTTACGCTGCGCGTGAAGCGCAACATCGTTGGCGACGACAACAAACCATTCGCGCTGGCAGTGCTCGGGCTGGTACGCATGCCCACCGGCCACAATGTGGGCGAAGGCGGTACGGAGCTTGGGCTCTCTGTTCCAATGGTTTATAAGCTACCGCACAACTGGAATGTAGGCGGCCAGGTAGCTGGCGTATGGAGCTACGACCGCGAAACATCTTCACACTACACGCAACTCACCCCGACCTTCACCATCGACCGAGAGTTTGCTAAATGGCTCGAAGGCTTTGTGGAGCTGGTAGGCTATTGGGATATGCGTGGGTCGGCGTGGCGCACTTCCATCAACCTAGGCCCGCAGTTCGACATCGGCGACAACCTGCAGCTTGATTTCGGCACCCACATTGCCCTCGACCGCCAAACTGACCACGAGTACTTTATTGGCTTCAGCTTCCGGCGGTAG